The ANME-2 cluster archaeon genomic sequence GGAAGTCAGAAAGGAATATTGATTGACGAAGTTTTAAAAGAAGTAATTCCTTTTCAAATGTATCTGCCTCAAAAATTTCTAAGGTTATATACTGATGAACTTGTAGATATTGGAAGAAAGCTGGATACTGGAAATGAAATATTAAAAGGGATTAAGAACGATACTTCGGCATTAAATGCTGGATTCGATTCTTTTGCAATAGAGCAAAGAGAACATAATCAATGGATGAAGGATTACAATTTACGTCTTGAGAAAATTCTTGGAAAAATTGCTGAAAAATAATTCCATATATTATATATTTTAAAGCCATTGCTCTGAAATGGAACCTGAAATTCAATATGAATTATAACTTTGTTACTGAACTTTAATGTTCAGTTGATGAA encodes the following:
- a CDS encoding acylphosphatase, with the translated sequence MVTGKVQDIGFRALIEDIARIYELRGFAFNDIDGSVKMVCCGENGDIDKFLGDLQARGSQKGILIDEVLKEVIPFQMYLPQKFLRLYTDELVDIGRKLDTGNEILKGIKNDTSALNAGFDSFAIEQREHNQWMKDYNLRLEKILGKIAEK